The Arachis ipaensis cultivar K30076 chromosome B07, Araip1.1, whole genome shotgun sequence genome includes a window with the following:
- the LOC107606201 gene encoding aspartyl protease AED3 encodes MGLKCATLILFFTMFVASSIAIDPCTSKPDEAGLTVIPIFGKCSPFDPPKPDSWAQTVINMASKDPARLKYLSTLVGQKSVVSAPIASGQAFNIGNYVVRVKIGTPGQLMFMVLDTSTDEAFVPCSGCVGCSATTFSPKDSTSYGPLDCSVPQCGQVRGLQCPSTGAGACAFNQSYAGSTFSATLVQDSLRLASDVVPGYSFGCVNAISGESIPAQGLLGLGRGPLSLLSQSGGLYSGVFSYCLPSFKSYYFSGSLKLGPVGQPKSIRTTPLLRNPHRPSLYYVNLTGISVGKVLVPVPSEYLAFDPNTGSGTIIDSGTVITRFVEPVYNAVRDEFRKQVGGTFSSLGAFDTCFVKTYENLAPTVTLHFTGLDLKLPLENSLIHSSAGSLACLAMAAAPSNVNSVLNVIANLQQQNLRILFDTINNKVGIARELCN; translated from the coding sequence ATGGGCCTCAAGTGCGCCACCTTAATCCTCTTTTTTACAATGTTTGTGGCAAGTAGCATTGCCATTGACCCATGCACCTCCAAGCCTGACGAAGCGGGCCTAACCGTGATACCCATCTTCGGCAAATGCTCACCATTTGACCCACCCAAGCCCGACTCATGGGCCCAAACGGTCATAAACATGGCATCCAAAGACCCAGCCCGTCTCAAGTACTTGTCCACACTAGTAGGCCAAAAGTCCGTTGTCTCCGCCCCAATCGCTTCGGGCCAGGCCTTCAACATTGGAAACTACGTGGTCCGTGTCAAGATCGGAACCCCGGGCCAGCTCATGTTCATGGTCTTGGACACCAGCACTGACGAGGCCTTCGTCCCGTGCTCTGGTTGCGTGGGCTGCTCCGCCACCACATTCTCCCCCAAAGACTCCACAAGTTACGGCCCATTGGACTGCTCAGTCCCGCAATGTGGCCAGGTCCGTGGGCTTCAGTGTCCCTCCACGGGCGCAGGCGCGTGTGCTTTCAACCAATCCTACGCGGGCTCCACATTTTCCGCCACGCTCGTCCAAGATTCACTCAGATTAGCCAGTGACGTAGTCCCGGGCTACTCATTCGGCTGCGTTAACGCAATCTCCGGCGAGTCCATTCCGGCCCAAGGGCTTCTGGGCCTGGGCCGTGGGCCTTTGTCTTTACTTTCGCAATCCGGCGGGCTCTACTCAGGTGTCTTCTCCTACTGCCTTCCCAGCTTCAAATCGTACTACTTCTCAGGGTCGCTCAAGCTTGGGCCCGTGGGGCAGCCCAAGAGTATCCGTACAACCCCACTTCTCCGAAACCCTCACAGGCCTTCCCTCTACTATGTGAACCTCACCGGAATAAGCGTGGGAAAGGTTCTCGTCCCTGTCCCCTCAGAGTACCTGGCTTTCGACCCGAACACCGGTTCCGGAACCATCATTGATTCCGGAACGGTGATAACCCGGTTCGTTGAGCCGGTGTACAATGCGGTGAGAGACGAGTTCAGGAAGCAGGTTGGTGGAACGTTCTCGAGCCTGGGAGCGTTTGACACGTGTTTCGTGAAGACGTACGAGAACTTGGCGCCAACGGTGACGCTTCACTTCACGGGGTTGGACCTGAAGCTTCCATTGGAGAACAGCTTGATACATAGTAGCGCTGGGTCGCTAGCTTGCCTTGCAATGGCGGCGGCTCCGAGTAATGTGAACTCTGTGCTGAACGTGATTGCCAACTTGCAGCAACAGAATCTTAGGATCTTGTTTGATACAATTAATAACAAGGTTGGGATAGCCCGTGAGCTTTGTAACTAa